A part of Thermus neutrinimicus genomic DNA contains:
- a CDS encoding chloride channel protein: MRPLGRGPQLNFPTLWDEEVRHTGPLILYSAFTGALAGLLLALLNALLRTLTQAFGLFFGYLAPEPPGEGGLAQAFTGPSSWPLAFLLPLLFALTSLLGTGQGLAAFLLQAREDRLSPPSSHGRAILGGVLQLSLYSPMGREGPFGVLGLWLGRGLDRRFPRLGGGLAFAGLAAGLGVSLHAPVAGALLATEILYQRLLLEARALTPALIGALAGFAVYGAFFGYTPLLSFQAQVDVGAFPAGALIGLVAATLATLWVEGSRFLEVRIRPFPYPWRHALMGLALALALLFLPEALGSGLGWVAVATTPLVPPMAVLSLLFAKLLLLLLASGIRAYGGPYTPALVLGGLLGALLSHLPGPLALPPETLALAGGVAVLAGVARAPFAATVLAAEWGGYATLPLVLPAVLLAYVLTPAYNPTEGVREGQATPGGSLSERPPQREPPPPDPEAADGRETPPG; encoded by the coding sequence ATGCGCCCCTTGGGCCGCGGCCCCCAGCTCAACTTCCCCACCCTCTGGGACGAGGAGGTGCGGCACACCGGGCCCCTCATCCTCTATAGCGCCTTCACCGGAGCCTTGGCTGGCCTCCTCCTGGCCCTCCTGAACGCCTTGCTGAGGACCCTGACCCAGGCCTTTGGCCTCTTCTTTGGGTACCTGGCCCCCGAGCCCCCAGGGGAAGGAGGCCTAGCCCAGGCCTTCACTGGACCCTCCTCCTGGCCCCTGGCCTTCCTTCTGCCCCTCCTCTTCGCCCTCACCAGCCTCCTGGGAACCGGGCAGGGGCTTGCCGCATTCCTCCTGCAGGCCCGCGAAGACCGGCTAAGCCCTCCTTCCTCCCATGGGCGGGCCATTTTGGGCGGTGTGCTCCAGCTTTCCCTTTACTCCCCCATGGGGCGGGAGGGGCCCTTTGGGGTGCTGGGGCTTTGGCTAGGCCGGGGGCTGGACCGCCGCTTTCCCCGGCTTGGCGGAGGGCTGGCCTTCGCCGGGCTTGCCGCCGGGCTTGGGGTCAGCCTGCACGCTCCCGTGGCCGGGGCCCTCCTGGCCACGGAGATCCTGTATCAACGCCTCCTCCTCGAGGCGCGGGCTCTTACCCCAGCCCTGATCGGCGCCTTGGCGGGTTTTGCCGTCTACGGGGCTTTCTTTGGCTACACCCCCCTCCTATCCTTCCAGGCCCAGGTGGACGTGGGGGCCTTCCCCGCCGGGGCCCTGATAGGGCTGGTGGCTGCTACCCTGGCCACCCTTTGGGTGGAAGGCTCGCGCTTCCTGGAAGTCCGCATCCGCCCTTTTCCCTACCCCTGGCGCCACGCCCTCATGGGCCTAGCCCTGGCCCTAGCCCTCCTCTTCCTGCCCGAGGCCTTGGGGAGCGGCCTGGGCTGGGTAGCCGTGGCCACCACCCCCCTTGTACCTCCCATGGCCGTGTTGTCCCTGCTTTTCGCCAAGCTCCTTCTCCTCCTCCTGGCCAGCGGAATCAGGGCCTACGGAGGCCCCTACACCCCTGCCCTGGTCCTAGGGGGGCTTTTGGGAGCCCTCCTCTCCCATCTTCCGGGTCCCCTGGCCCTTCCCCCAGAAACCCTGGCCTTAGCCGGGGGCGTGGCGGTGCTGGCGGGGGTAGCCCGTGCCCCCTTTGCCGCCACCGTTTTGGCAGCGGAGTGGGGCGGGTACGCCACCTTGCCCCTGGTGCTACCCGCGGTGCTCCTGGCCTACGTGCTCACCCCCGCCTACAATCCCACGGAGGGCGTCAGGGAAGGGCAGGCCACGCCTGGGGGGAGTCTGTCTGAAAGGCCTCCGCAAAGGGAACCCCCGCCTCCTGACCCCGAAGCCGCCGACGGGCGCGAAACTCCTCCAGGGTGA